One genomic window of Niveibacterium sp. SC-1 includes the following:
- the fmt gene encoding methionyl-tRNA formyltransferase — translation MKVAFAGTPDFAASALQAILDAGFDVPLILTQPDRPGGRGMQLQPSPVKQVALHHGLRVEQPEKLRTEEQQAALREVAPDVLVVAAYGLILPQAVLDLPRFGCVNIHASLLPRWRGAAPIHRAIEAGDAETGITLMQMDAGLDTGAMLVRETLPITAEETCGGLHDKLAALGARMIVDLLPRIALVEVAPAPQPEEGVTYAHKISKAEAALDFRRTAVELERRIRAFDPFPGCSASLREVSIKIRRAHLAEGQGEPGQVLSATDDGIVVACDEGALRFAELQKPGGKRLPAAEFLRGFPVEAGERFALPD, via the coding sequence ATGAAAGTCGCCTTCGCCGGCACCCCGGACTTCGCAGCGTCCGCACTGCAGGCCATCCTCGACGCCGGTTTCGACGTTCCCCTGATCCTCACCCAGCCCGACCGCCCGGGCGGTCGCGGCATGCAGCTGCAGCCCAGTCCGGTCAAGCAGGTCGCCCTGCACCACGGCCTGCGCGTCGAGCAACCGGAGAAGCTGCGCACCGAGGAGCAGCAGGCTGCGCTGCGCGAAGTCGCGCCCGATGTGCTGGTGGTCGCGGCCTACGGCCTGATCCTGCCGCAAGCGGTACTCGACCTGCCGCGCTTCGGCTGCGTGAATATCCACGCCTCGCTGTTGCCGCGCTGGCGCGGCGCGGCGCCGATCCACCGGGCGATCGAGGCGGGCGACGCCGAGACCGGCATCACCCTGATGCAGATGGACGCCGGCCTGGACACCGGCGCAATGCTCGTCCGCGAGACCCTGCCCATCACCGCCGAAGAGACCTGCGGCGGCCTCCACGACAAGCTCGCGGCCCTGGGCGCACGCATGATCGTGGACCTCCTGCCGCGCATCGCGCTGGTCGAGGTCGCGCCCGCGCCGCAGCCCGAAGAAGGCGTGACCTACGCCCACAAGATCAGCAAGGCGGAAGCCGCGCTGGATTTCCGACGGACGGCGGTCGAACTCGAACGCCGGATCCGCGCCTTCGACCCTTTCCCCGGCTGCAGCGCGAGCCTGCGCGAGGTGTCGATCAAGATCCGCCGCGCCCACCTCGCCGAGGGCCAAGGGGAACCAGGCCAGGTCCTCAGCGCCACTGACGACGGCATCGTCGTGGCCTGTGACGAAGGCGCGCTGCGTTTCGCCGAGC
- the def gene encoding peptide deformylase, with the protein MALLPILHYPDERLHTKAKPVVEVTDTIRKLIDDMAETMYAAPGIGLAATQVDFHQRIVVIDVSEDRSGLTALINPEILERSGEQVCEEGCLSVPGVYEKVSRAERVKVRALDRNGQTFELEAEGLLAVCVQHEIDHLDGKVFVEYLSSLKLNRIKTKLAKRARITA; encoded by the coding sequence ATGGCGCTCCTGCCCATCCTCCACTATCCCGACGAACGGTTGCACACCAAGGCGAAGCCAGTCGTCGAAGTCACTGACACCATCCGCAAGCTCATCGATGACATGGCGGAAACTATGTATGCGGCACCCGGCATTGGGCTAGCCGCCACGCAGGTCGACTTCCACCAGCGCATCGTCGTGATCGACGTTTCGGAAGACCGTTCGGGCCTTACCGCCCTCATCAACCCGGAGATTCTCGAGAGATCCGGCGAGCAGGTCTGCGAGGAAGGCTGCCTGTCGGTGCCGGGCGTCTATGAGAAGGTCAGCCGTGCCGAGCGGGTGAAGGTCCGCGCGCTCGACCGCAACGGGCAGACTTTCGAGCTCGAAGCCGAAGGCCTGCTGGCGGTCTGCGTCCAGCATGAGATCGACCACCTCGACGGCAAGGTCTTCGTCGAGTACCTGTCGAGCCTCAAGCTCAACCGCATCAAGACCAAGCTGGCCAAGCGCGCGCGCATCACCGCCTGA
- a CDS encoding LysM peptidoglycan-binding domain-containing protein has product MVRIISALVLPLFLAFFNVSAMADTVKLADNAPDSYTVVKGDTLWDISGRFLKQPWRWPEVWRMNREQIRNPHWIYPGQVIYLDRSGPYLSLEKPGSGTSGDGKLQPKVYAQDISPIGSVPMNLIEPFLTRPLVVGEGEQAGVPTIIATEEGRIYTGAGDTVFAKNVDPAVEDWQVYRRAEPIVDLETNKVLGYEAAYLGTAHVTAKGSPSTLQVTTAVASIGQGDRLVPAARPELVSLVPHAPQGKVDGRVVKVVDGLYSAGKYSVIAMSAGRSQNVEAGNVLALYRNRGQVVYDLEGKKEAYDLPEDRLGLVFVFRVFENISYGLIVESSTAVKLTDMVRQP; this is encoded by the coding sequence ATGGTCCGCATTATATCCGCGCTCGTCCTGCCGCTGTTTCTGGCCTTCTTCAACGTGAGCGCCATGGCGGACACCGTCAAGCTCGCCGACAACGCGCCGGACAGCTACACGGTGGTCAAGGGCGATACGCTATGGGACATCTCCGGCCGCTTCCTCAAGCAGCCCTGGCGCTGGCCCGAAGTCTGGCGCATGAATCGCGAGCAGATCCGCAACCCGCACTGGATCTATCCCGGCCAGGTGATCTACCTGGACCGTAGCGGTCCTTACCTGAGCCTGGAAAAGCCGGGCTCGGGCACTTCCGGCGACGGCAAGTTGCAGCCCAAGGTCTATGCGCAGGACATCAGCCCGATCGGCAGCGTGCCGATGAACCTGATCGAACCCTTCCTGACGCGTCCGCTGGTCGTGGGTGAAGGCGAGCAGGCGGGCGTGCCGACCATCATCGCGACCGAAGAGGGCCGCATCTACACCGGCGCCGGCGATACCGTCTTCGCCAAGAACGTCGATCCGGCTGTCGAAGACTGGCAGGTGTATCGCCGCGCCGAGCCCATCGTCGACCTCGAAACCAACAAGGTGCTGGGCTACGAAGCGGCCTACCTGGGCACTGCGCACGTGACCGCCAAGGGCAGCCCGAGCACGCTGCAGGTCACGACCGCCGTTGCCAGCATCGGCCAGGGCGACCGCCTGGTGCCGGCCGCGCGCCCCGAGTTGGTGTCGCTGGTGCCGCATGCACCGCAGGGCAAGGTCGACGGCCGTGTAGTCAAGGTAGTGGATGGCCTCTACTCCGCCGGCAAGTACAGCGTGATCGCGATGAGCGCAGGCCGCAGCCAGAACGTGGAGGCGGGGAACGTGCTCGCCCTCTACCGCAACCGCGGCCAAGTGGTCTACGACCTCGAGGGCAAGAAGGAAGCCTACGACCTGCCGGAAGATCGTCTCGGCCTGGTCTTCGTGTTCCGCGTGTTCGAGAACATCTCCTACGGCCTGATCGTCGAGAGCAGTACCGCGGTCAAGCTCACGGACATGGTGCGCCAGCCTTGA
- the dprA gene encoding DNA-processing protein DprA translates to MSAARAERAAWLRLGLIPGIGPATQRALLTAFGLPEAVFASGRAAIAATVGESAAALLLDTDNQAEIEKALDWAETPGNHLLTLADAAYPQSLLQAGDPPLILYAKGRIELLQSPSLAMVGSRNATAQGVENARAFAANLSQAGMTVVSGLALGIDAAAHRGGLEGPAGTIAFIGTGADRIYPVRNAELARRIAVEGLIVSEFALGTPPLSHNFPRRNRLIAAITRGTLVVEAALASGSLITARLAGELGREVFAIPGSIHSPLSKGCHQLIRQGAKLVESAQDILEELSWGGSAVSDRVAPAPAGAVHQAPAVEPEAERLLSLMGFDPIDIDSLCTRSNLTPEVLFAMLLTLELDGRVEKLPGNRFQQLPPSVA, encoded by the coding sequence TTGAGCGCGGCGCGCGCCGAGCGCGCCGCCTGGTTGCGCCTGGGGCTGATCCCGGGCATCGGACCGGCAACGCAGCGAGCGCTTCTGACGGCCTTCGGACTCCCGGAGGCCGTTTTTGCTTCCGGTCGTGCCGCGATCGCGGCGACCGTTGGCGAGTCGGCTGCCGCGCTACTCCTGGATACGGACAACCAGGCCGAGATCGAAAAGGCGCTCGATTGGGCCGAGACGCCGGGCAACCACCTCCTCACCCTGGCTGACGCTGCCTACCCGCAGTCGCTGCTGCAGGCCGGCGACCCGCCCCTGATCCTGTATGCCAAGGGGCGGATCGAACTGCTGCAGTCGCCCTCGCTCGCGATGGTCGGCAGCCGCAACGCGACCGCGCAGGGCGTCGAGAACGCGCGGGCCTTTGCCGCCAACCTGTCGCAAGCCGGCATGACCGTGGTCAGCGGACTGGCGCTGGGTATCGATGCGGCCGCGCATCGCGGCGGCCTCGAAGGCCCCGCGGGGACGATCGCCTTCATCGGGACGGGGGCGGACCGGATCTACCCGGTCCGTAATGCCGAGCTGGCGCGGCGCATCGCGGTCGAGGGACTGATCGTCTCCGAGTTCGCCCTCGGCACGCCGCCGCTCTCGCACAACTTCCCGCGCCGCAATCGCCTGATCGCGGCGATTACGCGTGGCACGCTGGTCGTGGAGGCGGCCCTGGCCAGCGGTTCCTTGATCACCGCCCGGCTGGCCGGCGAACTTGGACGGGAGGTCTTCGCGATTCCCGGCTCCATCCACTCACCGCTGTCCAAGGGCTGCCACCAGCTCATCCGCCAAGGCGCAAAGCTGGTCGAGAGCGCCCAGGACATCCTCGAGGAGCTCTCCTGGGGCGGCTCTGCCGTGTCAGACCGCGTCGCTCCGGCACCCGCTGGCGCAGTGCATCAGGCCCCCGCGGTCGAGCCGGAGGCCGAAAGACTGCTCTCCCTGATGGGTTTTGATCCCATCGATATCGATTCCTTGTGCACTCGCAGCAACTTGACGCCCGAGGTCCTCTTCGCCATGCTTTTGACGTTGGAGCTTGATGGCCGGGTCGAAAAATTGCCCGGTAATCGATTCCAGCAACTTCCTCCGAGCGTGGCTTGA
- a CDS encoding DUF494 domain-containing protein produces MIDILVFVFESYGYPEACPEPEQLARKLSAAGFEQEDIDSALEWLSGLTRVSGEGSPSIARDNRSWRFYSSEEEARLSLECRGFLAFLANSGVLDPLSRERVLERAMALPGAEISLAKLKVIVLMVLWQQQQNVDSLVLEELLANDLMDEDPDASAFDPAELH; encoded by the coding sequence ATGATCGATATCCTGGTGTTTGTGTTTGAAAGCTATGGCTACCCTGAAGCCTGTCCCGAGCCGGAACAGCTCGCGCGCAAGCTGTCGGCCGCCGGCTTCGAACAGGAGGACATCGATTCGGCGCTGGAATGGCTGTCCGGCCTTACTCGCGTTTCGGGCGAAGGTTCGCCCAGCATTGCGCGCGACAACCGGTCCTGGCGGTTCTACAGCAGCGAGGAGGAGGCCCGCTTGAGCCTGGAATGCCGCGGTTTCCTTGCCTTCCTGGCCAATTCCGGGGTGCTCGACCCGCTCAGCCGCGAGCGCGTGCTGGAGCGCGCGATGGCCTTGCCTGGCGCGGAAATCTCGCTCGCCAAACTCAAGGTCATCGTGCTGATGGTGTTGTGGCAGCAACAGCAGAATGTCGACAGCCTGGTGCTGGAAGAACTGCTGGCCAACGACCTGATGGACGAAGACCCCGACGCCTCCGCATTCGACCCAGCGGAGCTGCACTAG
- a CDS encoding DNA topoisomerase III, protein MSKQLIIAEKPSVAQDIARAIGGFTRQGDYFESEDYVLSSAIGHLLELAVPDEFEVKRGKWSFAHLPVIPPHFTLKPIEKTSERLKLLTKLIKRKDVTGLVNACDAGREGELIFNYIAQHAKSGKPVQRLWLQSMTANAIRDGFGRLRHDRELAGLAEAAMSRAESDWLIGINGTRAMTAFNSKTGGFHLTTVGRVQTPTLAMVIEREERIRKFKSRDYWELEARFAVGAGEYPGRWFDEKFRKDENDEHATATRLWDKSRAELIRAKCEGKPGIVEEESRPSTQLSPLLFDLTSLQREANGRFGFSARTTLQLAQALYEKHKALTYPRTDARALPEDYLDTTKHVMSELPERYAPFGKEILKQGWVRPNKRIFNNAKISDHFAIVPTGTVPKSLSDAEAKIYDLVTKRFLAVFYPAAEYLVTTRITRVENEAFRTDGKVLVNPGWLAIYGKEGVGDGEDATPALVPVQAGEKAATEDILVKANQTKPPARYNEATLLSAMEGAGKLVDDEELREAMSARGLGTPATRAQIIENLISEQYMLREGRELIPTAKAFSLITLLKGLGADELTSPELTGEWEYKLGRIERGELSRDAFMHEIAGMTQRIVERAKTYDSDTIPGDFGILESPCPKCGGLMRETYKKFQCSDCDYGLWKIVAGRQFEPAEIDTLLREGVVGPLTGFRNKMGRPFNAIIKLNDEKLPEFDFGQPKDDENAEPVDFSGQESLGPCPKCGNRVYDHGMSYVCEKSVGPGKSCDFRSGKVILQQDIEPAQMHKLLSDGKTDLLKNFVSSRTRRKFSAFLVRGADGKVGFEFEKREPRAPAKKKAAAAEADTEQDAKAAEAKPAAKSATKPAARTKRKTA, encoded by the coding sequence ATGAGCAAACAACTGATCATTGCTGAAAAGCCTTCCGTTGCGCAGGACATTGCCCGCGCGATCGGCGGCTTCACCCGCCAGGGCGATTACTTCGAATCCGAGGACTACGTGCTGTCCTCGGCCATCGGCCACCTGCTTGAACTCGCGGTGCCGGACGAATTCGAGGTCAAGCGCGGCAAATGGAGTTTTGCCCATCTGCCGGTCATCCCTCCCCACTTCACGCTCAAGCCGATCGAGAAAACCAGCGAACGGCTCAAGCTCCTCACCAAGCTCATCAAGCGCAAGGACGTCACCGGTCTGGTGAACGCCTGCGACGCGGGGCGTGAGGGCGAGCTGATCTTCAATTACATCGCCCAGCACGCCAAATCGGGCAAGCCGGTGCAGCGGCTGTGGCTGCAGTCCATGACGGCTAACGCGATCCGCGACGGCTTCGGCCGCCTGCGCCACGATCGCGAGCTCGCCGGGCTCGCCGAGGCGGCCATGAGCCGCGCCGAGAGCGACTGGCTCATCGGCATCAACGGCACCCGCGCGATGACCGCCTTCAACTCGAAGACGGGCGGTTTTCACCTCACCACCGTGGGTCGGGTGCAGACGCCGACGCTCGCGATGGTGATCGAGCGCGAAGAGCGCATCCGCAAGTTCAAGTCGCGCGACTACTGGGAGCTGGAAGCCCGCTTCGCGGTGGGCGCCGGCGAGTATCCCGGCCGCTGGTTCGACGAGAAGTTCAGGAAGGACGAGAACGACGAGCACGCCACCGCCACCCGTCTATGGGACAAGTCGCGCGCCGAGCTCATCCGCGCCAAATGCGAGGGCAAGCCCGGTATCGTCGAAGAGGAAAGCCGGCCCTCGACGCAGCTCTCGCCCCTGCTCTTCGACCTTACCAGCCTGCAGCGCGAGGCCAATGGTCGCTTCGGCTTCTCCGCCCGCACCACGCTGCAGTTGGCGCAGGCGCTCTACGAAAAGCACAAGGCCCTGACGTATCCGCGGACCGATGCGCGCGCCCTGCCCGAGGACTACCTCGACACCACCAAGCACGTGATGAGCGAGCTGCCAGAGCGCTACGCGCCCTTCGGCAAGGAGATCCTCAAGCAGGGCTGGGTGCGTCCGAACAAGCGCATCTTCAATAACGCCAAGATCTCGGACCACTTTGCGATCGTGCCGACCGGCACCGTGCCCAAGAGCCTCTCGGACGCCGAGGCAAAGATCTACGACCTGGTGACGAAGCGCTTCCTGGCCGTGTTCTATCCGGCCGCCGAATACCTGGTCACGACCCGCATCACCCGCGTCGAGAACGAGGCCTTCCGTACCGACGGCAAGGTGCTCGTGAATCCAGGTTGGCTCGCGATCTACGGCAAAGAAGGCGTGGGCGACGGCGAGGACGCAACGCCGGCGTTGGTGCCGGTGCAGGCGGGCGAAAAGGCTGCGACGGAGGACATCCTCGTCAAGGCCAACCAGACCAAGCCGCCGGCGCGCTACAACGAAGCAACCCTGCTCTCCGCCATGGAAGGCGCGGGCAAGCTTGTTGACGACGAAGAGCTGCGCGAAGCCATGAGCGCCCGCGGCCTGGGCACGCCGGCTACGCGCGCGCAGATCATCGAGAACCTGATCTCCGAGCAGTACATGCTGCGCGAAGGTCGCGAGCTGATTCCCACCGCCAAGGCCTTCTCGCTGATCACCCTGCTCAAGGGCCTGGGGGCCGACGAACTGACTTCGCCGGAACTCACCGGCGAATGGGAATACAAGCTCGGCCGCATCGAACGCGGCGAGCTCTCGCGCGACGCCTTCATGCACGAGATCGCCGGCATGACGCAGCGCATCGTCGAGCGCGCCAAGACCTACGACAGCGACACCATCCCCGGCGACTTCGGCATCCTTGAATCGCCCTGCCCCAAGTGCGGCGGGCTGATGCGCGAGACTTACAAGAAATTCCAGTGCAGCGACTGCGACTACGGCCTGTGGAAGATCGTAGCCGGCCGCCAGTTCGAGCCGGCCGAGATCGACACGCTCCTGCGCGAAGGCGTAGTGGGCCCGCTCACCGGCTTTCGCAACAAGATGGGGCGACCCTTCAACGCGATCATCAAGCTCAACGACGAGAAGCTGCCCGAGTTCGATTTCGGCCAGCCCAAGGACGATGAGAATGCCGAGCCGGTGGACTTCTCCGGACAGGAATCGCTGGGGCCGTGTCCGAAGTGTGGCAATCGCGTCTATGACCACGGCATGTCGTACGTGTGCGAGAAGTCGGTCGGCCCTGGCAAGAGCTGCGACTTCCGCTCGGGCAAGGTGATCCTCCAGCAGGACATCGAACCGGCGCAGATGCACAAGCTGCTCTCCGATGGGAAGACCGATCTGCTGAAGAACTTCGTGTCTTCGCGCACGCGCCGCAAGTTCTCCGCCTTCCTCGTGCGCGGGGCCGACGGCAAGGTCGGCTTCGAGTTCGAAAAGCGCGAACCGCGCGCGCCGGCGAAAAAGAAGGCTGCAGCGGCCGAGGCCGACACGGAGCAGGACGCCAAGGCGGCGGAGGCCAAGCCCGCAGCCAAGTCGGCCACCAAGCCTGCCGCGCGTACCAAACGCAAGACCGCCTGA
- a CDS encoding extracellular solute-binding protein, translating into MRCIGRLGLICACLFACAGVQAAEVLRVLAWPGYADHDLLVAFERKHGVEVEVLEVGSDDALWEQATAEARGYDVIALNTAELQRYVDAGLVQPLRMRNIPNAQQQAPRFQNANDIPGLVRAGRQYGVAYTYSEMGLIYNRRLVNEAPTSINALWDPRYRGKVLAYNGSSHNFTLAAQSLGLPDPFRLDAAQFARAIHQLRALRDNVLHFYSRPEEVVESLRNEEVAIVFANYGRQQLRQLERAGGLDVGYVIPREGAFAWLDCWAVLRSAQDPALAEAFINHMLSPAVSNQLPLRQGLSSTLSEPHDASRIIWLRPVEDYGKRALFWERILAGHRHAQ; encoded by the coding sequence ATGCGCTGCATCGGACGACTGGGTCTGATCTGCGCATGCCTGTTTGCGTGCGCCGGCGTGCAGGCCGCCGAAGTGCTGCGCGTGCTGGCCTGGCCGGGCTACGCCGATCACGATCTGCTGGTGGCCTTCGAACGCAAGCATGGCGTCGAGGTCGAGGTCCTCGAAGTCGGTTCCGACGACGCGCTGTGGGAGCAGGCGACCGCGGAGGCGCGCGGCTACGATGTGATCGCCCTCAACACCGCCGAGCTCCAGCGCTATGTCGACGCCGGGCTGGTCCAGCCGCTGCGCATGCGCAATATTCCGAACGCCCAGCAACAGGCGCCGCGCTTCCAGAACGCGAACGACATTCCCGGACTGGTGCGGGCAGGGCGGCAGTACGGCGTGGCCTACACGTATTCGGAGATGGGCCTGATCTACAACCGGCGTTTGGTGAACGAGGCGCCGACCTCGATCAACGCGCTGTGGGATCCGCGCTATCGCGGCAAGGTCCTGGCCTACAACGGCAGCAGCCACAACTTCACGCTCGCGGCGCAGTCCCTGGGCCTGCCCGATCCCTTCCGGCTCGATGCCGCGCAGTTCGCGCGGGCGATCCACCAGCTGCGCGCCCTGCGTGACAACGTCCTGCACTTCTACAGCCGGCCCGAGGAGGTCGTCGAGTCGCTGCGCAACGAGGAAGTGGCGATCGTCTTCGCCAACTACGGCCGCCAGCAGCTGCGCCAGCTCGAGCGCGCGGGCGGTCTGGACGTCGGCTACGTGATCCCGCGCGAGGGGGCGTTTGCCTGGCTGGACTGCTGGGCCGTCCTGCGCAGCGCGCAAGACCCCGCGCTCGCGGAAGCCTTCATCAACCACATGCTCAGCCCCGCGGTCAGCAACCAGCTGCCGCTGCGCCAGGGGCTCTCCAGCACCCTGAGCGAGCCGCATGACGCGAGTCGCATCATCTGGCTGCGCCCGGTCGAAGACTATGGCAAGCGCGCCCTTTTCTGGGAGCGCATCCTGGCCGGCCATCGCCACGCCCAGTAG
- a CDS encoding DUF924 family protein, with protein MSVSPQAVLDFWFLPVDEPGHGQPRELWFRQDASFDAAIRTRFMAAISAALEGGLREWDNAPQGALARILLLDQFTRNVFRGSAAAFSGDALAQEAARALCNAGHDQALPPLQRVFAYLPFEHAEDAAMQGRSVSLFTALAAADAELADFLGYAEQHRDAIARFGRFPGRNAALGRSSSAAELDYLARPNVSS; from the coding sequence ATGAGTGTGAGTCCGCAGGCCGTGCTGGATTTCTGGTTCCTGCCCGTAGACGAGCCCGGCCACGGCCAGCCGCGCGAGCTCTGGTTCCGCCAGGACGCGAGCTTCGATGCGGCGATCCGCACGCGTTTCATGGCGGCGATCTCGGCCGCGCTGGAAGGCGGCCTGCGCGAATGGGACAACGCGCCGCAGGGCGCCCTGGCGCGCATCCTCTTGCTCGATCAATTCACCCGCAATGTCTTTCGCGGCAGCGCTGCCGCCTTCTCCGGGGACGCGCTGGCACAGGAGGCCGCGCGCGCCCTGTGCAACGCCGGGCATGACCAGGCCTTGCCGCCGCTGCAGCGCGTCTTCGCCTACCTGCCCTTCGAGCACGCCGAGGATGCGGCGATGCAGGGGCGCAGCGTCAGCCTCTTCACCGCGCTGGCCGCGGCGGACGCGGAGCTGGCGGACTTTCTCGGCTACGCGGAACAGCATCGCGATGCGATTGCCCGCTTCGGCCGTTTTCCGGGCCGCAATGCCGCCCTGGGTCGCTCTTCGAGCGCGGCGGAGCTGGATTACCTCGCGCGCCCAAATGTCAGTTCTTGA